A single region of the Lacipirellulaceae bacterium genome encodes:
- the pssA gene encoding CDP-diacylglycerol--serine O-phosphatidyltransferase, producing MRRIRAVAVLPTLFTLGNLVCGFFAIVVASRIDKAGSVIAEPAPTIGVIREFPALLGSQDPTHNLMLCGMLIFLAMLFDMFDGQVARMTRTTSDFGGQLDSLCDLVSFGVAPAILLVKMCPQFTELHRQTIWCIAALFACCAALRLARFNVETDEDDDHTAFEGLPTPAAAAVIASCAMFSYTLRNELNFENFNDYDAWLQWLLPPYAMVIALLMVSRVPYPHIVTIALRGQKSFSQLVVIVFAILALVAVRWYAVPLLCGVYAVAPALLHIWKNKLRGSGQKEFETDAEESEPNVHRIG from the coding sequence ATGCGTAGAATCCGCGCTGTTGCTGTCCTGCCCACCCTGTTCACGTTGGGAAACCTCGTGTGCGGTTTCTTTGCGATCGTGGTGGCGTCGCGGATCGACAAAGCGGGCTCGGTGATCGCTGAGCCGGCACCGACGATAGGTGTTATTCGAGAGTTTCCCGCGCTCTTGGGCAGCCAAGATCCGACCCACAATCTGATGCTGTGCGGCATGCTGATCTTCCTGGCGATGTTGTTCGATATGTTCGATGGCCAAGTCGCCCGCATGACGCGGACCACTAGCGATTTCGGCGGGCAGCTAGACAGCCTCTGCGATCTAGTTTCTTTCGGAGTCGCCCCGGCAATCTTGCTTGTGAAGATGTGCCCGCAATTCACTGAACTCCATAGGCAAACGATTTGGTGCATAGCCGCGCTATTTGCCTGCTGTGCCGCGTTGCGGCTCGCGCGGTTCAATGTGGAAACCGACGAGGACGACGACCACACGGCATTCGAGGGTCTTCCTACGCCCGCCGCCGCTGCCGTGATTGCCAGTTGTGCAATGTTTTCCTACACGCTTCGGAACGAACTGAATTTCGAGAACTTTAACGACTACGACGCTTGGCTCCAGTGGTTGCTTCCACCCTATGCGATGGTAATCGCCCTGCTGATGGTCAGCCGCGTGCCCTATCCGCACATCGTGACGATAGCTCTAAGGGGACAGAAGAGCTTTTCACAACTCGTCGTGATCGTGTTTGCGATACTCGCACTTGTCGCTGTACGTTGGTATGCCGTTCCGCTGCTTTGCGGCGTTTATGCGGTTGCCCCAGCATTACTCCATATTTGGAAAAACAAGCTGCGAGGCAGTGGGCAGAAGGAATTTGAAACAGACGCGGAAGAAAGCGAGCCGAATGTTCACCGGATTGGTTGA
- a CDS encoding phosphatidylserine decarboxylase family protein has protein sequence MNQLPENINSVQPGGGKCYSLELLWGRWRRWWLKTFRKGYVARMAELRHGDTDGAPHEILDPRDLKYCSNLCTAHWKPQDDPFRWRESIPFARWGLAELQLMGYPLLAAGILLLTCCGFWKWLAIIPIVVLGLVVYFFRDPRRVIPDDPEVIVSPADGTIAEVTELDHYEFFDGPALRIGIFLSIFNIHINRSPRNGTVVDMHYKPGEFLNAMNPESAIRNEYMWIGFQDERRPEVKFAVRQISGLIARRIVCALKPGQAVQRGEKFGMIKLGSRTELILPRDAVQSEVEVGQKIKAGSTILARFTA, from the coding sequence GTGAACCAGCTCCCCGAAAACATCAACAGCGTGCAGCCCGGTGGCGGCAAATGCTACTCGCTGGAATTGCTCTGGGGACGCTGGCGGCGCTGGTGGCTGAAGACCTTTCGCAAAGGCTACGTCGCGCGGATGGCGGAACTGCGGCACGGTGACACCGATGGTGCGCCACACGAAATTCTCGATCCCCGCGACTTGAAGTACTGCTCGAACCTCTGCACTGCCCACTGGAAGCCACAGGACGATCCGTTCCGCTGGCGGGAGTCGATTCCCTTCGCTCGGTGGGGCTTGGCCGAACTGCAGTTGATGGGTTACCCCTTGCTGGCGGCAGGGATTCTTCTGCTGACGTGCTGTGGGTTCTGGAAATGGTTAGCGATCATTCCCATCGTTGTACTTGGACTGGTCGTTTACTTCTTTCGCGACCCGCGCCGAGTGATCCCGGACGATCCCGAGGTCATCGTCTCACCCGCGGATGGGACGATTGCCGAAGTGACCGAGCTGGACCATTACGAATTCTTCGATGGCCCGGCGTTGAGAATTGGCATTTTTCTCTCGATCTTCAATATCCACATCAATCGTTCGCCCCGCAACGGTACAGTCGTCGACATGCACTACAAGCCGGGCGAATTCCTCAATGCCATGAACCCGGAGAGCGCCATTCGCAACGAATACATGTGGATTGGCTTCCAAGATGAACGCCGTCCTGAAGTGAAGTTCGCCGTTCGCCAGATTTCCGGACTCATCGCCCGGCGAATTGTCTGTGCGCTCAAGCCAGGCCAGGCGGTCCAGCGGGGCGAGAAATTTGGTATGATTAAGCTTGGTTCCCGTACCGAACTAATACTCCCCCGGGATGCTGTTCAATCTGAAGTCGAAGTGGGACAGAAAATCAAAGCGGGCTCAACTATCTTAGCGAGGTTTACTGCTTAG
- the zwf gene encoding glucose-6-phosphate dehydrogenase — translation MPPTFVIFGASGDLTSRKLIPALYKLFVKKRLPSGVRVVGFSRSKFSHEQWRESLTETTQKFVGEEFNQEKWAEFAQHIFYHPGDIGKAEDFETLKAFLSEVEKGEPCPRVYYLSTAPRFYEPAIQQLGASGLADDCVCPRRVVIEKPFGTDLATAQQLNESVHEVFKENQVYRIDHYLGKETVQNLMVLRFANTIFEPIWNRNYVDHVQITVAEEVEVGSRAGYYDSAGVMRDMVQNHLLQLLMISAMEAPVRYDADAIRNEKVKVLHAIRPVDEKAIKQDTFRAQYRGYTACEGVENTSRTATFSAIKLWVDNWRWQGVPFYLRSGKAMSCRTTQIVIQFREPPHKLFADSPKSLGESNRLVVQVQPDEGIQMHFQTKVPDAGMKMRQTDLDFNYQQEFRSKMPEAYERLLLDALEGDASLFARADEVEAAWKVIDPILEGWAASDKPTLYMYDPGFWGPEECTEWMQGQNREWFDTCPVL, via the coding sequence ATGCCTCCCACCTTCGTCATCTTCGGCGCTTCCGGCGACCTCACCAGCCGCAAGCTCATTCCGGCACTCTACAAGCTGTTCGTGAAGAAGCGACTCCCCAGCGGTGTGCGGGTGGTCGGTTTCTCGCGTAGCAAGTTCTCGCACGAACAGTGGCGGGAAAGCCTCACGGAAACGACCCAGAAATTTGTCGGCGAGGAATTCAATCAAGAGAAGTGGGCGGAGTTTGCCCAGCACATTTTCTATCACCCCGGCGACATCGGCAAAGCGGAAGATTTCGAAACCCTCAAGGCGTTCCTCAGCGAAGTCGAAAAAGGCGAGCCCTGCCCGCGGGTCTACTACCTTTCGACAGCCCCACGCTTCTACGAGCCGGCCATCCAGCAACTCGGCGCCAGTGGCTTAGCCGACGATTGCGTTTGCCCCCGCCGCGTGGTGATCGAAAAGCCCTTCGGCACGGATCTGGCAACGGCTCAACAGCTCAATGAATCCGTGCATGAAGTGTTCAAGGAAAATCAGGTTTACCGTATCGATCATTACTTGGGCAAGGAAACCGTTCAGAACTTGATGGTCCTGCGGTTCGCCAATACGATCTTCGAGCCGATCTGGAACCGCAACTACGTCGACCACGTGCAAATCACCGTGGCCGAAGAAGTGGAAGTCGGCAGCCGTGCGGGCTACTACGATTCGGCCGGCGTGATGCGCGACATGGTGCAGAACCACTTGCTGCAACTGCTGATGATCTCCGCGATGGAGGCTCCCGTTCGCTATGATGCGGACGCGATTCGTAATGAAAAAGTAAAGGTGTTGCACGCTATTCGCCCTGTCGATGAGAAAGCGATCAAGCAAGATACTTTCCGTGCCCAGTACCGCGGTTACACGGCTTGCGAGGGAGTCGAGAACACAAGCCGCACGGCGACGTTTTCAGCGATCAAACTGTGGGTCGACAACTGGCGTTGGCAGGGCGTGCCGTTTTACTTACGAAGCGGCAAGGCGATGTCGTGTCGCACGACACAGATTGTCATTCAATTTCGAGAGCCGCCCCACAAGCTGTTTGCCGACAGCCCGAAGAGCCTCGGCGAGTCGAACCGTTTGGTTGTGCAGGTCCAACCAGACGAAGGGATCCAGATGCACTTTCAAACCAAAGTGCCTGACGCTGGAATGAAAATGCGACAGACGGACCTCGACTTCAACTATCAGCAAGAGTTTAGGAGCAAGATGCCGGAAGCGTACGAGCGATTGTTGCTCGATGCACTCGAAGGCGACGCCAGCCTCTTTGCACGCGCCGATGAGGTCGAAGCCGCCTGGAAGGTGATCGACCCGATCCTCGAAGGCTGGGCTGCAAGCGACAAACCGACGCTCTACATGTACGACCCGGGCTTCTGGGGCCCCGAGGAATGCACCGAATGGATGCAAGGGCAGAACCGTGAGTGGTTTGATACGTGTCCGGTTTTGTAA
- a CDS encoding SDR family oxidoreductase → MSYLEKLFSFQDQVAVVIGGTGVLCGEMAEGLGQAGAHVVVAGRSEERGSQRVESIKAKGGSASFAAVDAMSKASIQELCDKTIAEYGRVDAVINGAGVNSATPYFEIEEDEFNKIIQSNLNGTHYACQVFGKAMIDAGGGSILNIGSVTSFLPLSKVYTYAASKAAILNLTKNVAREFATKGVRVNCLCPGFFPAEQNRKILSEERVADIMRHTPMDRFGEAEELIGATLLLLSKTAGSFITGEAIYVDGGFTSMTI, encoded by the coding sequence ATGTCCTACCTAGAAAAACTTTTCAGCTTTCAAGATCAAGTCGCCGTGGTGATCGGCGGTACCGGTGTCCTTTGCGGAGAGATGGCCGAGGGGCTGGGCCAGGCGGGGGCGCACGTGGTTGTCGCGGGTCGCAGTGAGGAACGCGGGAGCCAACGCGTCGAGTCGATCAAAGCGAAGGGGGGCTCCGCTTCGTTTGCTGCGGTCGATGCGATGAGCAAGGCGTCGATTCAGGAGCTCTGTGATAAGACGATCGCCGAGTATGGCCGCGTGGATGCGGTGATCAACGGTGCCGGGGTGAACTCAGCAACGCCCTACTTCGAAATCGAAGAGGACGAATTCAACAAAATCATCCAGTCGAATCTCAACGGCACGCACTACGCCTGTCAGGTGTTCGGCAAGGCAATGATTGACGCGGGTGGCGGGTCAATCCTGAACATCGGGAGCGTCACCAGCTTCTTGCCGCTGTCAAAAGTCTATACCTATGCCGCTAGCAAAGCGGCGATCCTCAACCTCACCAAGAATGTCGCCCGCGAGTTCGCCACCAAGGGCGTCCGCGTGAATTGCCTCTGCCCCGGGTTCTTCCCCGCGGAGCAGAATCGCAAGATCCTCAGCGAAGAACGCGTCGCCGACATCATGCGGCACACTCCGATGGACCGCTTCGGAGAAGCAGAGGAACTAATCGGAGCAACATTGTTGCTCCTCTCAAAAACAGCCGGCAGCTTCATCACCGGCGAGGCAATTTACGTCGACGGCGGGTTTACGTCGATGACTATTTAG
- the gnd gene encoding decarboxylating NADP(+)-dependent phosphogluconate dehydrogenase gives MSDCDFGLIGLAVMGENLALNVESRGYKVAVNNRTTSVVDDFINGRAAGKQFVGCHTIEDLVKNLKRPRKVMMLIKAGPAVDAVIETLIPLLESGDIIIDGGNTYYADTERRTKYVEEKGLLFCGTGVSGGEEGALKGPSMMPGGSPDSWEHVKPIFQAIAAKVGPNNDIPCCEWVGPRGAGHYVKMVHNGIEYGDMQLICEAYSMMKEGLGLSNDELYDVFAEWNKGELDSYLIEITRDIFSVKDDDGSHLVDKVLDRAGAKGTGKWMSQLALDLGVPSTLVTEAVYARGLSSFKDERVRASKVLTGPSPTYSGDKQEFIDQIRQALYASKIVSYAQGFVQLQAAAKEHDWPLNYGDCALLWRGGCIIRAVFLDTIKEAFDKEPNLENLLLAPYFQEAIEGAQAAWRHVVSQAALLGIPVPAFATALAYYDGYRRADLPANLLQAQRDYFGAHTFERVDKPRGEMFHAEWLQERREPS, from the coding sequence GTGAGTGATTGTGATTTTGGCCTGATTGGCCTCGCCGTGATGGGCGAAAACTTGGCCCTCAACGTCGAAAGCCGTGGCTACAAGGTGGCCGTGAACAACCGCACGACCAGCGTCGTGGACGACTTCATCAATGGTCGTGCCGCGGGCAAGCAGTTCGTCGGCTGTCACACGATCGAAGACTTGGTCAAGAATCTCAAGCGGCCGCGCAAGGTGATGATGCTCATCAAAGCGGGGCCGGCGGTTGATGCGGTCATTGAGACGCTCATTCCGCTGCTCGAGTCCGGCGACATCATCATTGACGGCGGTAATACCTACTACGCGGACACCGAACGCCGCACGAAGTATGTCGAAGAGAAGGGCCTTTTGTTCTGCGGCACGGGCGTTTCCGGTGGTGAAGAGGGCGCTCTCAAAGGCCCCAGCATGATGCCCGGTGGCAGTCCTGACTCGTGGGAACACGTGAAGCCGATCTTCCAGGCGATCGCTGCAAAGGTTGGGCCGAATAACGACATCCCCTGTTGCGAGTGGGTCGGCCCCCGGGGTGCCGGTCACTACGTGAAGATGGTCCACAACGGCATCGAGTACGGCGACATGCAGCTCATCTGCGAAGCCTACTCGATGATGAAGGAGGGCCTCGGCCTCTCCAACGACGAGCTGTACGACGTGTTCGCCGAATGGAACAAAGGCGAACTCGACAGCTACCTCATCGAAATCACCCGCGACATCTTCAGCGTGAAGGACGACGATGGCAGCCACTTGGTCGACAAGGTTCTCGACCGTGCTGGTGCCAAGGGAACCGGCAAGTGGATGAGCCAGTTGGCCCTCGACCTCGGCGTGCCCAGCACCCTTGTCACCGAAGCCGTTTACGCCCGCGGGCTTTCCTCGTTCAAGGACGAACGTGTCCGAGCGAGCAAAGTTCTCACCGGTCCCTCGCCAACGTACTCGGGCGACAAGCAAGAGTTCATCGACCAAATTCGACAGGCACTCTACGCCTCGAAGATCGTCAGCTACGCCCAAGGCTTCGTCCAACTTCAGGCCGCCGCCAAGGAACACGATTGGCCGCTGAACTACGGCGATTGTGCCCTACTCTGGCGTGGCGGCTGCATCATCCGTGCGGTCTTCCTCGATACGATCAAGGAAGCCTTCGACAAGGAGCCCAACCTGGAGAATCTGCTCCTCGCCCCGTACTTCCAGGAAGCGATCGAGGGGGCCCAAGCCGCCTGGCGGCATGTTGTCTCGCAAGCCGCGCTGCTAGGCATCCCGGTGCCCGCCTTCGCGACCGCGCTGGCGTATTATGACGGCTACCGCCGAGCCGACCTGCCGGCGAACTTGCTGCAAGCCCAACGCGACTACTTCGGCGCTCATACTTTTGAGCGTGTTGATAAGCCACGCGGTGAAATGTTCCACGCGGAGTGGCTGCAAGAGCGGCGTGAGCCTAGCTGA
- a CDS encoding sugar kinase, giving the protein MAALPLKSADDCQVDFLSLGAMVHRLDPGITPFRRAREFAVHVSGGEYNCAANLASCFGQRTGIVTAMVNNGIGELVQTRIRELGVRPFFKHFEHDGVRGPNIATVYSDRGHGARAPVVFYNRANEAAAMLKPGDIDWNCIFDQGVRWFHSGGIYAALGEKTSDLIAEGMQAAKASGAITSFDLNYRAKLWATLEGGETKGIDMNRQIASHLDCLIGNEEDLQKGLGFTGQDVEKKSKLDPEAFFSMIEKVKAEFPNIKVVATTLREVESTSRHNWSAVLWVDGEKFTCPTMKLDVIDRIGGGDGFCSGMIYGMLAGEKPEQCLRLGWAHGALLTTYPGDVSQATLSEVEALAEGGSARVQR; this is encoded by the coding sequence ATGGCTGCACTGCCGCTGAAATCTGCCGATGACTGCCAAGTTGACTTTCTCTCACTGGGGGCGATGGTCCACCGGCTCGATCCGGGGATTACGCCGTTCCGCCGGGCGAGGGAGTTCGCGGTGCATGTCTCTGGAGGTGAATACAACTGTGCGGCGAACCTCGCCAGTTGCTTCGGCCAGCGGACTGGAATCGTCACGGCGATGGTCAATAACGGCATCGGCGAACTCGTCCAAACCCGCATCCGCGAGCTAGGCGTGCGGCCTTTCTTCAAACACTTCGAGCATGATGGCGTCCGTGGACCGAACATCGCCACCGTTTACAGCGACCGCGGCCATGGTGCGCGGGCACCCGTGGTGTTCTACAACCGGGCTAACGAAGCGGCCGCGATGCTCAAGCCGGGCGACATTGATTGGAATTGCATCTTCGATCAGGGCGTCCGCTGGTTTCACTCGGGTGGCATCTACGCGGCGCTAGGCGAGAAGACTTCCGACTTGATTGCCGAGGGGATGCAAGCCGCCAAGGCAAGCGGTGCGATCACTTCTTTCGATCTCAACTACCGGGCTAAGCTATGGGCAACGCTCGAAGGGGGCGAGACGAAAGGGATCGACATGAATCGCCAGATCGCCAGCCACCTCGACTGTCTGATCGGCAACGAGGAAGACTTGCAGAAGGGTCTCGGATTCACCGGGCAAGATGTCGAAAAGAAATCGAAGCTCGACCCCGAAGCGTTCTTCAGCATGATCGAAAAGGTGAAGGCCGAGTTCCCGAACATCAAAGTCGTGGCCACCACGCTTCGCGAAGTTGAAAGTACGAGCCGTCACAACTGGAGTGCCGTGCTGTGGGTCGACGGCGAGAAGTTCACTTGCCCCACGATGAAGCTCGACGTGATCGACCGCATCGGTGGCGGCGACGGTTTCTGCAGCGGCATGATTTACGGGATGCTCGCCGGAGAGAAGCCCGAGCAGTGCCTGCGACTCGGCTGGGCCCACGGGGCGCTGCTGACGACCTATCCGGGGGATGTCTCGCAGGCGACACTCAGCGAAGTGGAAGCATTGGCCGAGGGCGGGTCGGCGCGGGTGCAGCGGTAA
- a CDS encoding HAD family hydrolase: MPLENYKPQKPFLVGIDSDGCVFDTMELKHKECFIPAFIRHFSLQSVGKYAREVSEFVNLYSKSRGSNRFLALLEQLDWLRGRPEVIERGTSVPKLEGLRNWVEQAKTLGNPSLAEIADATGDPDLKRVLAWSEDVNDAITAMIRNIAPFPSVKKCLHRFDEAADMLVVSGTPIKALEYEWEENGVARYVRALYGQETGPKRETLSLASHYDANHALMIGDSPGDYKAAIANKCLFFPINPGNEDASWQRLHDEGIDRFLFGTFSGDYQKQLLEEFETFLPAEPEWNVVEG; encoded by the coding sequence ATGCCTCTGGAAAACTACAAACCGCAGAAGCCCTTTCTCGTCGGAATCGATTCGGACGGGTGCGTGTTCGACACGATGGAGTTGAAGCACAAGGAATGCTTCATCCCCGCGTTCATCCGACACTTTAGCCTGCAAAGCGTTGGCAAATATGCTCGCGAAGTGTCAGAGTTTGTAAACCTCTATTCCAAGAGTCGAGGATCGAATCGGTTTCTTGCACTGTTGGAACAGCTCGACTGGCTGCGCGGTCGTCCCGAAGTCATTGAACGTGGTACTTCCGTGCCGAAGCTCGAGGGACTACGGAACTGGGTCGAGCAAGCCAAGACACTTGGCAATCCCTCTCTGGCCGAAATCGCGGACGCTACTGGTGATCCTGATCTGAAGAGAGTTCTCGCTTGGTCTGAAGACGTAAACGACGCGATCACCGCAATGATTCGCAACATCGCGCCGTTTCCGTCCGTGAAAAAATGCCTGCACCGTTTCGACGAGGCAGCCGACATGCTGGTCGTTTCCGGAACACCGATAAAAGCTCTTGAGTACGAGTGGGAAGAGAACGGGGTCGCCCGTTATGTGCGGGCTCTTTACGGCCAAGAGACGGGACCGAAGCGAGAAACGCTTTCCCTCGCAAGTCATTACGATGCAAACCACGCCCTGATGATCGGCGACTCCCCCGGCGACTACAAAGCGGCCATTGCCAACAAGTGCCTATTCTTCCCGATCAACCCCGGCAATGAAGACGCAAGCTGGCAACGCCTGCACGACGAGGGAATCGACCGCTTCCTATTCGGCACGTTCAGCGGGGATTATCAGAAGCAGTTGCTAGAGGAGTTCGAGACGTTTCTGCCGGCGGAGCCGGAGTGGAACGTGGTGGAGGGCTGA
- a CDS encoding transglutaminase-like domain-containing protein: MPLLPTGPAYCRPEAYAHFEKVLEGRELDEPAVADKLQWLFEAAWALARHDMPQADFAAGETAVENLAEAVRKRIRSTGFEARIAHLHDLLFEVIGLSGNTDDYYNPSNSYLPAVLQSRQGIPITLALVYGRVAAELELEVYGVNAPGHFLVEVVSPDEGSMYVDPFYGGGIVTSAEALARIAQATGRSEVAVPGCLVRASARQWLSRMLFNLQAVFAATGRERDVYAMQELQDCLGRF, translated from the coding sequence ATGCCCTTGCTCCCCACGGGACCTGCCTACTGCCGCCCCGAGGCCTACGCGCACTTCGAGAAAGTACTGGAAGGTCGCGAGTTAGACGAACCGGCAGTGGCTGACAAGCTTCAATGGCTTTTCGAAGCGGCTTGGGCTCTGGCGAGGCACGACATGCCTCAAGCGGACTTTGCGGCTGGCGAAACGGCTGTCGAGAATCTGGCCGAAGCCGTCCGCAAGCGAATTCGGTCGACGGGCTTCGAAGCGCGGATAGCCCATTTGCATGACCTGCTCTTCGAGGTCATCGGACTAAGTGGCAACACCGACGACTATTACAATCCGTCCAACAGCTATCTACCTGCCGTACTCCAGAGTCGCCAGGGAATCCCCATCACGCTTGCCTTGGTCTACGGTCGGGTTGCGGCCGAACTGGAACTGGAAGTCTACGGGGTTAACGCTCCCGGCCATTTCCTCGTTGAAGTTGTTTCGCCTGACGAGGGCAGCATGTATGTCGATCCTTTCTACGGCGGAGGCATTGTGACCTCGGCCGAAGCGCTTGCCCGAATTGCCCAAGCCACTGGGAGGAGCGAAGTCGCCGTACCCGGTTGCCTCGTGCGGGCGAGCGCCCGGCAATGGCTTTCGCGGATGCTGTTCAATCTGCAAGCAGTTTTCGCTGCCACGGGTCGCGAGCGTGATGTCTACGCTATGCAAGAGCTGCAGGACTGCCTCGGGCGGTTCTAG
- a CDS encoding lysophospholipid acyltransferase family protein has translation MSQLPIQDGEYRTQPRRVSFLSRWFPSTVFFLKLAWIIWKAGRKAKAGKYDGGEWAKSSLAVMRALESVGVKFEITGFEHFDSIEGPCLVVGNHMSTLETTVLPGLIQPIKESTFVIKQSLLEYPVFKHVMRSRDPIAVSQSDVRADFKTMLTGAAERLARGVSVIVFPEGERAAEFVPAKFNTIGVKIAQRNEVPIVPLALDSWAWPLGAVVSDVARLDTDRKVRFAFGPPLEVSGRGAEEQQAIIDFIQAKRSEWGL, from the coding sequence ATGTCGCAACTGCCAATACAAGACGGAGAGTATCGTACCCAGCCGAGGCGCGTCTCATTCCTCTCACGTTGGTTTCCCTCGACGGTGTTCTTTCTCAAACTGGCATGGATTATCTGGAAGGCGGGCAGAAAAGCCAAAGCTGGTAAATACGACGGTGGAGAATGGGCCAAGAGCAGCTTGGCCGTGATGCGTGCCCTGGAAAGCGTTGGCGTGAAGTTCGAGATTACAGGTTTTGAGCATTTCGATTCGATTGAGGGACCCTGCTTGGTGGTTGGCAACCACATGAGCACGCTTGAAACAACCGTTCTGCCGGGGCTGATTCAACCGATTAAGGAGTCAACATTCGTCATCAAGCAATCTTTGCTTGAGTATCCCGTCTTTAAGCATGTGATGCGATCCCGGGACCCGATCGCGGTAAGTCAAAGTGATGTGCGGGCTGATTTCAAGACGATGCTTACCGGAGCTGCAGAGCGGCTAGCACGCGGCGTCAGCGTCATTGTGTTTCCCGAAGGTGAACGGGCGGCAGAGTTTGTGCCCGCCAAGTTCAACACGATTGGCGTGAAAATCGCCCAACGCAACGAAGTGCCGATCGTCCCTTTGGCCCTCGACAGTTGGGCTTGGCCGTTAGGTGCGGTTGTTTCCGATGTGGCTCGACTGGATACTGATCGAAAAGTTCGTTTCGCCTTCGGACCGCCCCTGGAAGTTTCAGGCCGCGGTGCTGAAGAGCAACAAGCGATCATCGATTTTATCCAAGCGAAACGAAGTGAGTGGGGACTGTAG
- a CDS encoding Lpg1974 family pore-forming outer membrane protein codes for MRTRLRRLAVTSVALLAVFASGITAEAQNRGYHSGLLSTNRTKASPAKRLEEKQQTSNQDSYGEASDVVFATDSGSEAVNSPSSEFEAEQTIYSDNLALSQYYSPSDCNVSDCNGGSCSSGYCDMNSSCGCDTGCCEPCCDDACCDTGCCDSACCGCIPECCPPGAKAWKHRTRVWGEFLYLQPGDADVSHAQQQNGLGGAGTVPFGTIGRVDPDFEPGFRVGADFKYSDRSSVFVSYTQYESAALGSLSPVPGNGTLSLIHHPGALTTASAGPLVATYDIDFQLADFGVRRLWKCGCDFAINWSLGGRYGHLEQGFYQSGIYAAGVTGQVDTISNVDFDGGGVRAGLDGEYRFGCHGFSLYGNVNVSPMIGTVQADYTMRNVTTDQLLALAVWKDDRFITTLDYEAGIAWTSAKEHFRVSAGWNSAHWFNAVTTDSFINGVQGNNYVDIDGPLSFSGLSTRVEYRF; via the coding sequence ATGAGGACTCGACTCAGAAGGCTGGCGGTGACGTCAGTCGCATTGCTTGCCGTGTTCGCTAGCGGCATCACAGCAGAAGCCCAGAACCGCGGCTATCACAGCGGACTGCTATCAACCAACCGCACGAAGGCTAGCCCAGCCAAGCGGCTAGAAGAGAAACAGCAGACAAGCAACCAAGATAGCTATGGCGAAGCCTCGGATGTCGTCTTTGCTACCGACTCGGGTTCCGAGGCGGTAAATTCACCGTCGTCGGAGTTCGAAGCCGAACAGACGATTTACTCTGATAACCTAGCTCTCTCGCAATACTACTCGCCTTCAGACTGCAACGTGAGTGACTGCAACGGCGGTAGCTGCAGCAGCGGCTATTGCGACATGAACAGTAGCTGTGGCTGCGACACCGGTTGCTGTGAACCGTGCTGCGATGACGCCTGCTGCGATACGGGATGCTGCGATAGCGCTTGCTGTGGATGCATTCCGGAGTGCTGTCCTCCAGGCGCCAAGGCTTGGAAACACCGTACCCGCGTTTGGGGCGAGTTTCTCTACCTCCAACCTGGCGATGCTGATGTGAGCCATGCTCAACAGCAGAATGGACTTGGCGGTGCTGGTACCGTACCTTTCGGAACGATCGGCCGCGTCGACCCGGACTTCGAACCAGGATTTCGCGTTGGTGCTGACTTCAAGTACTCCGATCGTTCAAGCGTTTTCGTCTCGTATACGCAGTACGAGAGTGCCGCTTTGGGCAGCCTATCCCCAGTTCCAGGCAATGGCACGCTCTCGCTGATCCATCATCCAGGTGCCCTGACGACTGCTTCGGCCGGTCCTTTGGTTGCTACATACGACATCGATTTCCAACTGGCTGACTTTGGTGTGCGACGCCTTTGGAAGTGTGGTTGTGACTTCGCCATCAACTGGAGCCTTGGCGGTCGCTATGGTCACCTAGAACAGGGTTTCTATCAGTCTGGAATTTATGCCGCTGGTGTGACAGGACAGGTCGACACCATTAGCAATGTCGACTTCGATGGCGGTGGCGTCCGTGCGGGCCTCGATGGCGAGTATCGCTTTGGGTGCCATGGCTTCTCACTTTACGGCAACGTCAACGTTTCGCCAATGATCGGTACCGTCCAAGCTGACTACACGATGCGAAATGTCACGACCGACCAACTGCTTGCTCTAGCTGTGTGGAAGGACGATCGCTTCATCACCACACTCGACTATGAAGCGGGTATCGCTTGGACTAGTGCCAAAGAGCACTTCCGTGTCTCCGCCGGCTGGAACTCGGCTCACTGGTTCAATGCCGTAACGACCGACTCGTTCATCAACGGGGTTCAGGGGAACAACTACGTTGATATCGACGGCCCCTTGAGCTTCAGCGGCCTAAGCACGCGGGTCGAGTACCGCTTCTAA